Sequence from the Chroogloeocystis siderophila 5.2 s.c.1 genome:
CGCTAGCATTACATCAGCTTTGGCTTCGATCGAGGCGCGTTCGACGAAGTTATTTAAATCTTCTTGGAGAATGCTCGACGTGCAAGTCGGTGTTAGCACAATCAAGTCAGGATGTTCTTCTGCATCTTTACGCGTGATGTTGTCTACTACTTTTTCTTGGGAACCACGCGCTAGTACGTTGCGATCAACAATACTCGCGGTGACAGGAGTAAAATTCCTCTCGCGTTCTAACATCGAGCGCATCACATTGAAATAGTCGTCACCCAGTGGGGCGTGCATAATAGCGTGGACATTCTTAAACGAACTGGCAATGCGCAGCGTACCAATATGGGCTGGACCTGCATACATCCAGTAAGCCAATTTCATAAAATTGTCTCCCTTGTGCTGATTATTATCAGTTAATTTACGGCGTTTATGAGATTCTAATTGTCTCAGATTGTCTCAAAGATACAGGGGCATGAGAATAGTAGATGTAACGTCACTTAATCATAACGACTAAAGGCTATAAATAAGAATAGGCAGGAGTTTTAACTTTAGGAAACTGCGATCGCCTGCTGCCTTATATGCAACTATTCTTAATGTTTCGCTATATTCTGTAGTATTCGATGCGCTATATGTGAATAAACCCTACAGACAACGCTTGATTGCACATACATATAATCAATTTCAATTCACAAATAAAGTGAGAAGTCAATAAGAAAAAATGACTTTTTTGTTGCTGAACTTAGTACAAAACAATGCTTTTTTCTAGGAAATAAACTGCATCTATCTTCGCTGAATTCGGCAATCTCATTTACTGATAACAGTAATAAATTTCTTCATCAAGCCGCTTAATCTAAGAATCAAGCAAACGCTACTTTCTGCAAGTAGCAATTACCCAACCGAGAGGATACTATGCTTTCAGTCAACGATGACTCGATGTTTTCTGATTTAACAACCGACGAACAATCTGCGCTTAATGGCGGTTCTTTCTGCCGATATGTCTACTTTTGGAGAAAAGTTTGCTATGGCTTCTATTGCTTCTGGCAGTGGGCTTATGCTTGGCGTTGCTACTAATACCAAATGTTATCGATATAGTGTTAGTTAGTGCAACCTTGTTAAATATCTACCTTACGCAAAGCATCTCTGAGCGAGGTGCTTTTTTTCTGTGTAGTTTTCTGCAATCAACTGTGCTTAATTCTGCGCTCGAATTGGACAAAAGTAAGCGTGTATTTGCTTAAAGCAATCCATACACTACACAAAACAAGGTTCTCAAGCACTTTTACCAGCGTCAGGATCGAGGAATACGCTAATGAAGAAGAAATATCCTTTCATTCAGCAGCATGGCGAAGAAGATTGCGGGGCTGCTTGTCTTGCTTCAGTTGCCAAATACTACGGCTTAAGGATGAGTCTGCGTCACATCCGCGATCTCGTCGGGACTGGACAAAATGGCACAAATCTGTGGGGATTACAGCAAGGTGCTGCAAAACTTGGTTTTAACACTCGCGCGGTGAAAGCGGCACCAGAACTACTCGAACGCATATCAGAAGCACCTTTACCATGTATCATTCATTGGAATGGCAACCACTGGGTTGTTTTGTACGGCAAGCAAGGCAGAAAATTTGTCGTTGTCGATCCAGGAATTGGAGTTATTTATCTCTCAGTGCAAGAGTTAACTGCTGGATGGAAAGATTGGGTGATGCTGCTGCTAGAACCCGATCCGCATCGTTTTAACCAATCTTCTGAGCGTCAAAGTGCAAGTGGTATCCAGCAAATCGTCGCCAAAACCTGGTCGTATCGGGGAATTTTAGGGCAAGCGATCGCGCTGAATACAGTTGTTGGCATTCTAGCGCTTGCCTCTCCGGTTTTGCTGCAAATCCTCACTGATGATGTTCTAACACAAGGAGATTTTCAGTTTCTCAATACATTGGCAATCGCCGTTATGGTACTCATTCTGATTAGTAACATTCTCGAATTAGTACAATCGCATTTAATTACTCACTTTGCGCAACGGCTAGAGCTAAGCTTAGTTTTAGACTTTTGCCAACACATTCTCCGCTTGCCACTTAGCTACTACGAAACCCACCGCAGCGGTGCAATTGTCAGTCGCGTACAAGATATTCAACAAATCAACTATCTGATTTCTCAAGTTATCGTCAATTTACCGAGTCAGTTTTTTATCGCACTTGTTTCGCTGGGGCTAATGCTGTTTTATAGCTGGAAACTGAGTGTTATTGCAGTTGGAGTTGCGATCGCAATGACATTCTCGGTTGTTATCCTTCAGCCGATGTTGAAACGAAAAACACAACGCGCTTTGGTGACAGATAGTGAAAATCAAGGTGTATTAGTTGAAACTTTCAAAGGAGCATTAACGCTCAAAACGACAACGGCAATGCCGCAGTTTTGGAACGAGTTTCAGGGACGCTTCAGCCGATTAGCGACTTTGAATTTACAGACGAACCAAATTGCCATTATCAACAGCAATTTCTCAAACTTAGTCGGTCAATTGGGCGGCATCAGCTTATTGTGGGTTGGGGGATTGTTAGTTATGAACCCCGCAGAACAGTTCACGATCGGACAACTGCTAGCATTCAAGGCACTCAGTGATCGTTTGGTACATTTTATTACAACCGTCATCAACTTTATCGATGAATTAACTCGCGTTCAAGCAGCAACTCAACGCTTAGCAGAAGTCACGGCAACGACTCCTGAAGGCGAAGATAATACTCATAAAGCTGTCGCCAAAATTGCGAAAAATGCGGTAATTGTCTGTAGCAATATAAGTTTTGACTATCCAGGGCGCGCTAATTTAATCACAGATCTGTCAATTCAGATTCCTGGAGGACAGGTGACAGCAATGATCGGACAATCAGGCTGTGGAAAGAGTACACTTGCTAAATTGCTCGCCGGATTGCATTCTCCCTATACTGGCAATATTCGCATTGGTTCCTACAATCAGCAAGATTTAGCACTCGATAGCTTACGACAGCAGGTGATGTTGGTTCCTCAAGAACCCCACTTCTGGAACCGCTCAATTCTCGAAAATTTTCGTCTGGGCGTACCAGATGCTTCATTTGAGCAGGTTGTTGCTGCGTGTCAAATTGCGGGAGCCGATGAATTTATTAGTAAACTGCCCGACAAGTACCAAACGATTTTAGGTGAATTTGCGACAAATCTCTCTGGAGGACAGCGACAAAGACTCGCGATCGCCCGCGCACTTGTTCGCAATCCGGCGGTGCTGATCTTAGATGAATCAACCTCAGGGCTTGATCCTACGGGTGAAATGGAGTTGCTAGATCGCTTGCTTGAGCATCGTTGCGGTCAAACCACAATCGTCATTAGTCATCGTCCTAGTGTTATTCAACGCGCAACTTGGTTCGTTGTCTTAGAGAATGGTTGTTTAAAATCTCAGGGAACGCGATCTGACGTGTTCGCTCAAGGCGATCGCCATCTTGAAGCACTGTATTCGACTGATGCAAATTTGTCTAACAGTTCGTTAGCGCGTGCCGTTTACTAGGCGTGTCCATCTCTCATCTCTCTACAACTATCATGACAAGCAGCTATTTAGATTCACTTCCTCACATTCATAGCGATGAGTTTCTGCCTTCAGTCGGTCGCTGGTCTTCACTTAGTGGATTGATTCTTGTTGGTACGCTCGGCGTTGCCGTCGGACTCGCGTCGGTGATGAAATACAACGTTGCCGTTAAAGCGAAGGCGGTTGTGCGTCCGGCTGGTGAGTTGCGTGTTGTACACGCCGAAATGGAGGGAACAATTCGACAAATTGAGGTAAAAGAAAATCAATTGGTGCAGCAAGGCGAGGCGATCGCGTTTCTCGACGACACAAAATTGCAAATTCAAAAAAGCCAACTCCAAGGCAGTATCCAGCAAAATCAACGACAGTTGAATCAACTCGATTCGCAAGTGCGACTGATCAATGCGCAAAGTCTTGCTGAATCGCATGCAATCGACCGCGCAGTTATTGCTGCCCAAGCTGAAGTCTCTCGCAATCAAAGCGAATTTACAGAAAAATCGCGCTCTACCCAAGCCGATTTTGAAGAAGCGCAGGTTGCTTTGGAGCTAGCAACAAGTGAGTTTAATCGATACGCACAGATAGCAGAACAAGGAGCAATTTCGCAACAGCAATTCGTAGAAAAGCAATCAGCAGTGCGATCAGCGCAGGCTAGACTCGCGCGATCGCAAGCTCTACTATCACCTAGTGCCGCCTCGATTAATATTGCCAGAGAAGCAATTGCACAGCAACGGGCCAGAGGTGCTGCGACACTCGCCAACCTCAATCGCGAACGTGAAGCCTTGGTACAACGGCAAGCCGAGATTCAGGCGCAACTTATCCGCGAGCAAAAAGAACTCGAACAAATCGAGCAACAGATCGCGCGCAATGTCATTCGCGCAACAAGCAATGGTGTTGTTTTCCGGCTCAATTTGCTCAATCCCAGCCAAGTTGTACGTGCGGGAGATACGATTGCTCAAATCGCTCCGTTTGATGCTCCTTTGGTTATTAAAGCCCATATTGCTAACCAGGATGTTGACAAAGTTGTGTTAGGGCAAAGCGTATCCTTGCGCATTGAGGCTTGCCCTTATACCGATTACGGAACATTGAAGGGTAAAGTGACAGAAATTTCGCCCGATACGAGTTTTCAGCAAAGCGCTGCGGGTGAGACTTCAAACAACACACAAGGAACGAACAATAACTCTACCTATGCAGTCACGATCGAGCCAGAGCGATCGCAATTTGGCACTCATCAACGGCAATGTCGGCTTCAGTCGGGGATGGAAGCATCTGCTAGCATTATTTCTCGACAGGAAACTTTCCTTCAGTTTGTCTTAAGAAAACTGCGAATTTTCAGCGCTCTTTGAGAGTTAGCAGTTTTCTACATTTCTCTTGTCTGAAATCGGTTACGGACTCTTCAAAAAAGTTGATGATTTTTGAAATAATCATTGATATATTGTGGACAAGCTGATTGCTTAACTACATAGCTTTAGCAATTTAGTATTCACACTTTACCTATTTTTAAAAACAGGAAAAATCCATGCTGAAAAACATTTTGAATACTCTCAAAAATCAAATGTTTAATGCTTCATTAAACGGAGAATTTGTCCCAATACAAATTGATACCGCTGAGGTTGAGCGGTTTATACAAGAAGTTAATGAAAGCGAGTTACCTGTTCTTGTGGATTTTTGGGCGCCTGGCTGTCAACCGTGTGAAATGCTGTCCCCAATCGTCGATAAAATTGCTACACAATATAGCGATCACCTGAAGCTGATTAAAATTAACGTTGAAAAAAGTTTTAGTATTCCTATGCACTACAATCTAGACTGTTTTCCAACACTACTCATGTTTAATGCAGGACAAGTAGTCGAAAAGATTGTGGGTACAGTACCTGAAGCTGTGTTAATGAAAGTTATCCGTAAGCATTTAGCAACTTGAATACAGTTCATAGAGAGATTAGTCAAACTTCTGTTACTAATCTCTCGCTATTTTTTACTTATACTCGGAATATTATGATTTTCACCTTAATCGCCTTACCGCTTAATCTCCTAGATGTCGTGCGAAAATGGCTAGATTCAATACAAATTTGCAATCCAATTGCTGCTCAATTTATTTGTAAACTTATTCCAGCACGTTGTCCTTTTGAACGAACAATCTATTTTTTCAATTGCTTTATGATTCATATTCCACCCTTATGCAATTTCAATCCTATCTATCAACAGTTGATTTCTCTGCGTCTGAGAGCTTTAACTTATTTGTTTGAAGTAGAGGAAGAAAATATTTCTTAATTCAAATTTCTCTTTTTAGAGTTGCAATTCTTCGCTGCACTTCTGCTCTTATATAACAGTTAGCGATTTCTTCTGTTAGCTCTTAGCTTTTTTAAAAGCTTTATCGAGTAATACATTTACTCAATATACTTATCCTAAGCTGAATGCGTTTTACTATACTACTTTACTTTTAAGTTGCTACAAATAGGCAGCAGAGGAGCCTGCGCCGTACGGGGGTTTACCCCGTTGAGGCAACTGGCGTGGGCAGAGGAGAAATGATTTGTAGTTTTTATTTAGTGAAATGGTGTTGCATATCTAGCAAATCTAAGGCAAAACGGTATTATAGCCTTCGTCAATAGAGTTAGGACATTATTGAAGCTCATAGCGATTTTCCTCACTAGAGCTTAACTTTGACCTCTGCTATAAATGAGTTTCTTGCCAAACTCTTGTTCATAATTTATCCTTTACCAAGTGCCTGACGTTGTGCTTCTAGTAATTCTTGAATACCTTTTTCGGCAAAATCCATGATTTGATTCATCTGATTCCGGCTAAAAGTTCCTAATTCTGCGGTTCCTTGAACTTCGATAATGCCAAGATGTTCATTCATGACCACATTGAAATCAACTTCGGCGGCGACGTCTTCAACGTAGTTTAAATCTAAGAAAGGTTCGCCTTGCAATAATCCTACCGAAACCGCTGCGACTTGGTGAACGATTGGCGATCGCGTTAAAACTCCTTGCTGTAATAACTTATCCATCGCGTGCGCTAGCGCAACAAATCCGCCACTAATTGCTGTAGTACGAGTCCCAGCATCGGCTTGCAACACATCCGCATCAACTGTAACTGTGCGTTCTCCCAATGCTGCAAAATCGAGCGCGGCGCGCAAGCTGCGTCCGATGAGTCGTTGAATTTCTTGCGTTCGTCCAGAGAGTCGCATAAATTCACGTTCTTGGCGTTGAGGAGTTGCACCAGGAAGCATTCGATATTCTGCGGTTAACCAACCTCGACCCGAGTCAGTTAAAAATCTGGGGACTCCTGGCTGAATTGAAACGTTACATAAAACTTGGGTATCGCCGCATTTAGCCAAAACTGACGCAGCCGCGAAGCGCGTAAAGCCAAGTTCAAAGCTATGAGGACGCATTTGGTGTGATTGTCGATGATCTGGGCGTTGCCAGGACATTGCTGTTGCCATATAAGACCTTGATTAGAATACAGCACATATGGTGTTGGCGGCAGCAGTGCGATCGCAAAACATATTAGGTTAAACTACTACTCTATGACAGTTGACGTAGAAACATATCTAGTGTTTTATTAAAGGACAAATAGAAGAAGTACACTATATATCTGGCTGTTATTCCTCACACCCCACTCAAAATTGCGCTATGGTTGCCCAGCTTGAAAATCCAGCCTTAAATTCGACTTGCGGTTCACTTTATCCGGTGGAAGGGTTGGTGCAAGTGTTTACTTGCTCGCACCGCAGTTTCTTTACAAACGTAATGGCGCAAGCTTTGCGAATTGCTGGACAAGGAACCCCAGTTTTAGTAGTGCAGTTCCTCAAA
This genomic interval carries:
- a CDS encoding peptidase domain-containing ABC transporter, which codes for MKKKYPFIQQHGEEDCGAACLASVAKYYGLRMSLRHIRDLVGTGQNGTNLWGLQQGAAKLGFNTRAVKAAPELLERISEAPLPCIIHWNGNHWVVLYGKQGRKFVVVDPGIGVIYLSVQELTAGWKDWVMLLLEPDPHRFNQSSERQSASGIQQIVAKTWSYRGILGQAIALNTVVGILALASPVLLQILTDDVLTQGDFQFLNTLAIAVMVLILISNILELVQSHLITHFAQRLELSLVLDFCQHILRLPLSYYETHRSGAIVSRVQDIQQINYLISQVIVNLPSQFFIALVSLGLMLFYSWKLSVIAVGVAIAMTFSVVILQPMLKRKTQRALVTDSENQGVLVETFKGALTLKTTTAMPQFWNEFQGRFSRLATLNLQTNQIAIINSNFSNLVGQLGGISLLWVGGLLVMNPAEQFTIGQLLAFKALSDRLVHFITTVINFIDELTRVQAATQRLAEVTATTPEGEDNTHKAVAKIAKNAVIVCSNISFDYPGRANLITDLSIQIPGGQVTAMIGQSGCGKSTLAKLLAGLHSPYTGNIRIGSYNQQDLALDSLRQQVMLVPQEPHFWNRSILENFRLGVPDASFEQVVAACQIAGADEFISKLPDKYQTILGEFATNLSGGQRQRLAIARALVRNPAVLILDESTSGLDPTGEMELLDRLLEHRCGQTTIVISHRPSVIQRATWFVVLENGCLKSQGTRSDVFAQGDRHLEALYSTDANLSNSSLARAVY
- a CDS encoding HlyD family secretion protein codes for the protein MTSSYLDSLPHIHSDEFLPSVGRWSSLSGLILVGTLGVAVGLASVMKYNVAVKAKAVVRPAGELRVVHAEMEGTIRQIEVKENQLVQQGEAIAFLDDTKLQIQKSQLQGSIQQNQRQLNQLDSQVRLINAQSLAESHAIDRAVIAAQAEVSRNQSEFTEKSRSTQADFEEAQVALELATSEFNRYAQIAEQGAISQQQFVEKQSAVRSAQARLARSQALLSPSAASINIAREAIAQQRARGAATLANLNREREALVQRQAEIQAQLIREQKELEQIEQQIARNVIRATSNGVVFRLNLLNPSQVVRAGDTIAQIAPFDAPLVIKAHIANQDVDKVVLGQSVSLRIEACPYTDYGTLKGKVTEISPDTSFQQSAAGETSNNTQGTNNNSTYAVTIEPERSQFGTHQRQCRLQSGMEASASIISRQETFLQFVLRKLRIFSAL
- a CDS encoding thioredoxin family protein, which encodes MLKNILNTLKNQMFNASLNGEFVPIQIDTAEVERFIQEVNESELPVLVDFWAPGCQPCEMLSPIVDKIATQYSDHLKLIKINVEKSFSIPMHYNLDCFPTLLMFNAGQVVEKIVGTVPEAVLMKVIRKHLAT
- a CDS encoding Mo-dependent nitrogenase C-terminal domain-containing protein, with the protein product MIFTLIALPLNLLDVVRKWLDSIQICNPIAAQFICKLIPARCPFERTIYFFNCFMIHIPPLCNFNPIYQQLISLRLRALTYLFEVEEENIS
- the rph gene encoding ribonuclease PH, whose amino-acid sequence is MSWQRPDHRQSHQMRPHSFELGFTRFAAASVLAKCGDTQVLCNVSIQPGVPRFLTDSGRGWLTAEYRMLPGATPQRQEREFMRLSGRTQEIQRLIGRSLRAALDFAALGERTVTVDADVLQADAGTRTTAISGGFVALAHAMDKLLQQGVLTRSPIVHQVAAVSVGLLQGEPFLDLNYVEDVAAEVDFNVVMNEHLGIIEVQGTAELGTFSRNQMNQIMDFAEKGIQELLEAQRQALGKG